Proteins from a single region of Gorilla gorilla gorilla isolate KB3781 chromosome 16, NHGRI_mGorGor1-v2.1_pri, whole genome shotgun sequence:
- the LOC129527171 gene encoding putative golgin subfamily A member 8I isoform X2: protein MAEETQHNKLAAAKKKLKEYWKKNSPRVPAGANRNTKTNGSIPEIATCGGCQPPGDSPCQELAAVLDSRSAEITQLKNTIKSLKQQKKQQEHQLEEEKKANNKKQKAKRVLEVQIQTLNIEKEELHTDLYHMKHSLRYFEEKSKDLAVRLQRSLQRKGELESVLSDVMTTQKKKANQFSSPSKARTEWKLDQSMREQELLKVQLTQLKESFQQLQLERHEYAEHLKGERARWQQRMRKMSQEICTLKKQKQQDMRRVEELERSLSKLKKQMAEPLPPEPPAVPSEVELQHLREELERMAGELQAQVKNNQRISLLNRGQEERIREQEERLRKQEERLQEQHKSLQQLAKPQSVFEEPERLEAASQQKQQLTAQLSLMALPGEGHGGEHLDSDGEEAPQPVPSVPQDLENREAMSSFMDHLEEKADLSELVKKKELCFIHRWRERYHQKIHHVLSEPGGRAKDAALGGGHHQAGAQGGDEGEAAGDAADGIAAYSNYNNGHRKFLAAAQNPADEPGPGAPAPQELGAADKHGDLSEVSLTSSAQGEAREDPLLDKPTAQPIVQDHQEHPGLGSNCCVPFFCWAWLPRRRR, encoded by the exons ATGGCAGAAGAAACTCAACACAACAAATTGGCTGCAgccaagaaaaag TTAAAAGAATACTGGAAGAAAAACAGCCCTAGAGTTCCAGCAGGAGCAAACAGGAACACAAAAACAAATGGCAGTATCCCTGAGATAGCCACTTGTGGTGGTTGCCAGCCACCTGGGGAT AGCCCGTGCCAAGAACTAGCAGCAGTCCTGGATTCAAGGTCCGCAGAAATCACCCAACTGAAGAACACCATCAAATCTTTG AAACAACAGAAGAAACAACAGGAACATCAGCTGGAAGAA gaaaagaaagcaaacaacaaaaaacagaaagccaAAAGGGTGCTAGAG GTTCAAATCCAGACATTGAACATAGAGAAAGAAGAACTACATACGGACCTGTaccacatgaaacattctctcaGATACTTTGAAG AAAAGTCCAAGGATCTGGCTGTCCGCCTGCAACGTTCGTTGCAGCGTAAAGGAGAGTTAGAGAGTGTTCTCTCTGATGTCATGACCACACAGAAGAAGAAGGCAAACCAG TTTTCCAGCCCCAGTAAAGCTCGTACGGAGTGGAAGTTAGACCAGTCCATGCGGGAGCAGGAACTACTGAAAGTGCAGCTGACACAG TTGAAGGAGTCATTTCAACAACTCCAATTAGAAAGACACGAGTATGCTGAACATCTAAAAGGAGAGAGGGCCCGGTGGCAGCAGAGGATGAGAAAAATGTCGCAGGAG ATTTGCACattaaagaaacagaagcagCAAGATATGCGTCGGGTAGAGGAGCTGGAGAGGAGCTTGTCGAAACTCAAAAAGCAGATGG CTGAACCCTTGCCCCCAGAGCCCCCAGCAGTGCCCTCTGAGGTGGAGCTGCAGCACCTGAGGGAGGAACTAGAGAGAATGGCAGGAGAGCTCCAGGCCCAGGTCAAAAACAATCAGCGCATAAGTCTCCTGAACCGGGGACAAGAAGAGAGGATTCGGGAGCAGGAAGAGAGGCTTCGGAAGCAGGAGGAGAGGCTCCAGGAGCAGCACAAGAGCCTTCAGCAGCTGGCCAAGCCACAAAGCGTCTTCGAGGAGCCG GAGCGCCTGGAAGCTGCCAGCCAGCAGAAACAGCAGCTAACAGCCCAGCTGAGCCTCATGGCTCTCCCTGGGGAAG GGCACGGAGGAGAACATCTGGACAGTGACGGGGAGGAGGCACCTCAGCCCGTGCCGAGTGTCCCACAGGACCTGGAGAACAGGGAGGCCATG AGCAGCTTTATGGACCACCTGGAGGAGAAGGCAGACCTGAGTGAGCTggtgaagaaaaaagaactttgCTTCATCCACCGCTGGCGAGAGAGATACCATCA GAAAATCCATCACGTTTTATCAGAACCAGGGGGCCGTGCCAAAGATGCGGCACTGGGAGGAGGACACCATcaggctggagctcagggagGAGATGAAG GTGAAGCTGCTGGAGATGCAGCAGATGGTATTGCGGCTTACAGCAACTACAACAATGGGCACAGAAAATTCCTGGCCGCTGCCCAGAACCCTGCTGATGAGCCCGGTCCAGGAGCCCCAGCCCCCCAGGAGCTTGGGGCTGCAGACAAGCATGGTG ATCTTTCTGAGGTGAGCCTCACCTCCTCTGCCCAAGGAGAGGCCAGGGAGGATCCTCTCCTTGACAAGCCTACTGCACAGCCGATCGTGCAGGACCACCAGGAGCACCCAGGCTTGGGCAGCAACTGCTGTGTGCCGTTCTTTTGCTGGGCTTGGCTGCCAAGAAGAAGGAGATAA
- the LOC129527171 gene encoding putative golgin subfamily A member 8I isoform X1 has translation MAEETQHNKLAAAKKKLKEYWKKNSPRVPAGANRNTKTNGSIPEIATCGGCQPPGDSATGFHREGPTSSATLKDLESPCQELAAVLDSRSAEITQLKNTIKSLKQQKKQQEHQLEEEKKANNKKQKAKRVLEVQIQTLNIEKEELHTDLYHMKHSLRYFEEKSKDLAVRLQRSLQRKGELESVLSDVMTTQKKKANQFSSPSKARTEWKLDQSMREQELLKVQLTQLKESFQQLQLERHEYAEHLKGERARWQQRMRKMSQEICTLKKQKQQDMRRVEELERSLSKLKKQMAEPLPPEPPAVPSEVELQHLREELERMAGELQAQVKNNQRISLLNRGQEERIREQEERLRKQEERLQEQHKSLQQLAKPQSVFEEPERLEAASQQKQQLTAQLSLMALPGEGHGGEHLDSDGEEAPQPVPSVPQDLENREAMSSFMDHLEEKADLSELVKKKELCFIHRWRERYHQKIHHVLSEPGGRAKDAALGGGHHQAGAQGGDEGEAAGDAADGIAAYSNYNNGHRKFLAAAQNPADEPGPGAPAPQELGAADKHGDLSEVSLTSSAQGEAREDPLLDKPTAQPIVQDHQEHPGLGSNCCVPFFCWAWLPRRRR, from the exons ATGGCAGAAGAAACTCAACACAACAAATTGGCTGCAgccaagaaaaag TTAAAAGAATACTGGAAGAAAAACAGCCCTAGAGTTCCAGCAGGAGCAAACAGGAACACAAAAACAAATGGCAGTATCCCTGAGATAGCCACTTGTGGTGGTTGCCAGCCACCTGGGGAT TCAGCAACAGGTTTCCACAGGGAAGGCCCTACATCATCTGCCACCCTGAAAGATCTGGAG AGCCCGTGCCAAGAACTAGCAGCAGTCCTGGATTCAAGGTCCGCAGAAATCACCCAACTGAAGAACACCATCAAATCTTTG AAACAACAGAAGAAACAACAGGAACATCAGCTGGAAGAA gaaaagaaagcaaacaacaaaaaacagaaagccaAAAGGGTGCTAGAG GTTCAAATCCAGACATTGAACATAGAGAAAGAAGAACTACATACGGACCTGTaccacatgaaacattctctcaGATACTTTGAAG AAAAGTCCAAGGATCTGGCTGTCCGCCTGCAACGTTCGTTGCAGCGTAAAGGAGAGTTAGAGAGTGTTCTCTCTGATGTCATGACCACACAGAAGAAGAAGGCAAACCAG TTTTCCAGCCCCAGTAAAGCTCGTACGGAGTGGAAGTTAGACCAGTCCATGCGGGAGCAGGAACTACTGAAAGTGCAGCTGACACAG TTGAAGGAGTCATTTCAACAACTCCAATTAGAAAGACACGAGTATGCTGAACATCTAAAAGGAGAGAGGGCCCGGTGGCAGCAGAGGATGAGAAAAATGTCGCAGGAG ATTTGCACattaaagaaacagaagcagCAAGATATGCGTCGGGTAGAGGAGCTGGAGAGGAGCTTGTCGAAACTCAAAAAGCAGATGG CTGAACCCTTGCCCCCAGAGCCCCCAGCAGTGCCCTCTGAGGTGGAGCTGCAGCACCTGAGGGAGGAACTAGAGAGAATGGCAGGAGAGCTCCAGGCCCAGGTCAAAAACAATCAGCGCATAAGTCTCCTGAACCGGGGACAAGAAGAGAGGATTCGGGAGCAGGAAGAGAGGCTTCGGAAGCAGGAGGAGAGGCTCCAGGAGCAGCACAAGAGCCTTCAGCAGCTGGCCAAGCCACAAAGCGTCTTCGAGGAGCCG GAGCGCCTGGAAGCTGCCAGCCAGCAGAAACAGCAGCTAACAGCCCAGCTGAGCCTCATGGCTCTCCCTGGGGAAG GGCACGGAGGAGAACATCTGGACAGTGACGGGGAGGAGGCACCTCAGCCCGTGCCGAGTGTCCCACAGGACCTGGAGAACAGGGAGGCCATG AGCAGCTTTATGGACCACCTGGAGGAGAAGGCAGACCTGAGTGAGCTggtgaagaaaaaagaactttgCTTCATCCACCGCTGGCGAGAGAGATACCATCA GAAAATCCATCACGTTTTATCAGAACCAGGGGGCCGTGCCAAAGATGCGGCACTGGGAGGAGGACACCATcaggctggagctcagggagGAGATGAAG GTGAAGCTGCTGGAGATGCAGCAGATGGTATTGCGGCTTACAGCAACTACAACAATGGGCACAGAAAATTCCTGGCCGCTGCCCAGAACCCTGCTGATGAGCCCGGTCCAGGAGCCCCAGCCCCCCAGGAGCTTGGGGCTGCAGACAAGCATGGTG ATCTTTCTGAGGTGAGCCTCACCTCCTCTGCCCAAGGAGAGGCCAGGGAGGATCCTCTCCTTGACAAGCCTACTGCACAGCCGATCGTGCAGGACCACCAGGAGCACCCAGGCTTGGGCAGCAACTGCTGTGTGCCGTTCTTTTGCTGGGCTTGGCTGCCAAGAAGAAGGAGATAA
- the LOC129527171 gene encoding putative golgin subfamily A member 8I isoform X3 → MAEETQHNKLAAAKKKSATGFHREGPTSSATLKDLESPCQELAAVLDSRSAEITQLKNTIKSLKQQKKQQEHQLEEEKKANNKKQKAKRVLEVQIQTLNIEKEELHTDLYHMKHSLRYFEEKSKDLAVRLQRSLQRKGELESVLSDVMTTQKKKANQFSSPSKARTEWKLDQSMREQELLKVQLTQLKESFQQLQLERHEYAEHLKGERARWQQRMRKMSQEICTLKKQKQQDMRRVEELERSLSKLKKQMAEPLPPEPPAVPSEVELQHLREELERMAGELQAQVKNNQRISLLNRGQEERIREQEERLRKQEERLQEQHKSLQQLAKPQSVFEEPERLEAASQQKQQLTAQLSLMALPGEGHGGEHLDSDGEEAPQPVPSVPQDLENREAMSSFMDHLEEKADLSELVKKKELCFIHRWRERYHQKIHHVLSEPGGRAKDAALGGGHHQAGAQGGDEGEAAGDAADGIAAYSNYNNGHRKFLAAAQNPADEPGPGAPAPQELGAADKHGDLSEVSLTSSAQGEAREDPLLDKPTAQPIVQDHQEHPGLGSNCCVPFFCWAWLPRRRR, encoded by the exons ATGGCAGAAGAAACTCAACACAACAAATTGGCTGCAgccaagaaaaag TCAGCAACAGGTTTCCACAGGGAAGGCCCTACATCATCTGCCACCCTGAAAGATCTGGAG AGCCCGTGCCAAGAACTAGCAGCAGTCCTGGATTCAAGGTCCGCAGAAATCACCCAACTGAAGAACACCATCAAATCTTTG AAACAACAGAAGAAACAACAGGAACATCAGCTGGAAGAA gaaaagaaagcaaacaacaaaaaacagaaagccaAAAGGGTGCTAGAG GTTCAAATCCAGACATTGAACATAGAGAAAGAAGAACTACATACGGACCTGTaccacatgaaacattctctcaGATACTTTGAAG AAAAGTCCAAGGATCTGGCTGTCCGCCTGCAACGTTCGTTGCAGCGTAAAGGAGAGTTAGAGAGTGTTCTCTCTGATGTCATGACCACACAGAAGAAGAAGGCAAACCAG TTTTCCAGCCCCAGTAAAGCTCGTACGGAGTGGAAGTTAGACCAGTCCATGCGGGAGCAGGAACTACTGAAAGTGCAGCTGACACAG TTGAAGGAGTCATTTCAACAACTCCAATTAGAAAGACACGAGTATGCTGAACATCTAAAAGGAGAGAGGGCCCGGTGGCAGCAGAGGATGAGAAAAATGTCGCAGGAG ATTTGCACattaaagaaacagaagcagCAAGATATGCGTCGGGTAGAGGAGCTGGAGAGGAGCTTGTCGAAACTCAAAAAGCAGATGG CTGAACCCTTGCCCCCAGAGCCCCCAGCAGTGCCCTCTGAGGTGGAGCTGCAGCACCTGAGGGAGGAACTAGAGAGAATGGCAGGAGAGCTCCAGGCCCAGGTCAAAAACAATCAGCGCATAAGTCTCCTGAACCGGGGACAAGAAGAGAGGATTCGGGAGCAGGAAGAGAGGCTTCGGAAGCAGGAGGAGAGGCTCCAGGAGCAGCACAAGAGCCTTCAGCAGCTGGCCAAGCCACAAAGCGTCTTCGAGGAGCCG GAGCGCCTGGAAGCTGCCAGCCAGCAGAAACAGCAGCTAACAGCCCAGCTGAGCCTCATGGCTCTCCCTGGGGAAG GGCACGGAGGAGAACATCTGGACAGTGACGGGGAGGAGGCACCTCAGCCCGTGCCGAGTGTCCCACAGGACCTGGAGAACAGGGAGGCCATG AGCAGCTTTATGGACCACCTGGAGGAGAAGGCAGACCTGAGTGAGCTggtgaagaaaaaagaactttgCTTCATCCACCGCTGGCGAGAGAGATACCATCA GAAAATCCATCACGTTTTATCAGAACCAGGGGGCCGTGCCAAAGATGCGGCACTGGGAGGAGGACACCATcaggctggagctcagggagGAGATGAAG GTGAAGCTGCTGGAGATGCAGCAGATGGTATTGCGGCTTACAGCAACTACAACAATGGGCACAGAAAATTCCTGGCCGCTGCCCAGAACCCTGCTGATGAGCCCGGTCCAGGAGCCCCAGCCCCCCAGGAGCTTGGGGCTGCAGACAAGCATGGTG ATCTTTCTGAGGTGAGCCTCACCTCCTCTGCCCAAGGAGAGGCCAGGGAGGATCCTCTCCTTGACAAGCCTACTGCACAGCCGATCGTGCAGGACCACCAGGAGCACCCAGGCTTGGGCAGCAACTGCTGTGTGCCGTTCTTTTGCTGGGCTTGGCTGCCAAGAAGAAGGAGATAA